From Vigna unguiculata cultivar IT97K-499-35 chromosome 5, ASM411807v1, whole genome shotgun sequence, the proteins below share one genomic window:
- the LOC114183933 gene encoding cytochrome P450 72A68-like, protein MEAAWAITMSLIVILVLILVLIWAWKILNWLWLKPKRLEKLLREQGFQGNPYRILFGDSKDLLKTRKKALSKPMNLSDDIVPRASSYTHHTVNTHGKNSFIWLGPTPRVTIFDPEQIKDVLNKMSDFPKPNSNPLVKLLATGLADHEGEKWSKHRRLINPVFNLEKLKTMLPLFFESCNDMVSKWEGMLSSDGSCEIDAWPFLQNLASDVIARLAFGCSFEEGRRIFQLQREQAKLALQLILKIQIPGWRFLPTKSHRRMKEIDRDIKASLKDMIYKRERALKAGEASNNDLLGILLESNQKEIQEHGNGDNKNVGMSLEDVIQECKLFYFAGQETTSVLLVWTMVLLSRYPNWQQRAREEVLQVFGNEKPNFDGLNRLKIVTMILNEVLRLYPPVLGLTRFVKKDMKLGNITLPAGVQVLLPTALVHHESEFWGEDAKQFNPERFSEGVLKATNGRVSFFPFGWGPRICIGQNFSLLEAKMALSMILQHFSFELSPAYAHAPAMLITLHPQYGAHIILHKVKM, encoded by the exons ATGGAAGCAGCATGGGCCATAACTATGAGTCTCATAGTGATACTTGTTCTGATACTTGTTCTGATATGGGCATGGAAGATTCTAAACTGGTTATGGTTGAAACCAAAGAGACTTGAAAAGCTGCTAAGAGAACAAGGCTTTCAAGGCAACCCATACAGGATTTTGTTTGGAGATAGCAAGGACTTACTCAAAACGAGAAAGAAAGCCTTATCGAAACCCATGAATCTCTCTGATGACATAGTTCCACGTGCGTCTTCCTACACCCATCATACTGTCAACACACATG GTAAGAATTCTTTTATCTGGTTAGGACCAACGCCAAGGGTGACGATCTTCGATCCTGAGCAAATCAAAGATGTACTTAACAAGATGTCTGACTTCCCAAAGCCTAATTCAAATCCACTTGTCAAGTTACTTGCAACCGGTCTTGCCGACCATGAAGGAGAAAAGTGGAGCAAGCACCGAAGGTTAATCAACCCTGTTTTcaatttggaaaaattaaaG ACTATGTTACCATTATTCTTCGAAAGTTGCAATGATATGGTTAGCAAATGGGAGGGAATGTTGTCTTCAGACGGATCATGTGAAATAGATGCATGGCCTTTCCTTCAGAATCTGGCTAGTGATGTTATCGCTCGCTTGGCATTTGGATGTAGCtttgaagaaggaagaagaatatTTCAACTTCAAAGAGAGCAAGCTAAACTTGCATTGcaacttatattaaaaattcaaatcccTGGATGGAG GTTTTTACCGACTAAAAGCCATAGGAGAATGAAGGAAATTGACAGAGATATAAAAGCTTCGCTGAAGGATATGATTTACAAGAGGGAGAGAGCACTAAAGGCAGGTGAAGCCAGTAATAATGACCTATTGGGTATACTTTTGGAGTCGAATCAAAAGGAAATTCAGGAACATGGAAACGGAGACAATAAGAATGTTGGAATGAGTCTTGAAGATGTAATCCAGGAATGCAAGCTATTTTACTTTGCAGGGCAGGAAACCACCTCAGTTTTGCTGGTTTGGACAATGGTGTTATTGAGTAGGTACCCTAATTGGCAACAACGTGCAAGGGAAGAAGTCTTGCAAGTCTTTGGCAATGAAAAGCCAAATTTTGATGGTTTAAATCGTTTAAAGATT GTCACTATGATTTTGAATGAGGTTCTTAGGTTATACCCGCCTGTCCTTGGGTTGACTCGGTTTGTTAAAAAAGATATGAAACTTGGAAACATAACATTGCCTGCTGGAGTTCAGGTTTTACTCCCAACAGCTTTGGTCCACCATGAAAGCGAATTCTGGGGTGAAGATGCTAAGCAGTTCAATCCTGAGAGATTTTCTGAAGGAGTTCTAAAGGCAACAAATGGTAGAGTTTCATTTTTCCCATTTGGATGGGGTCCTAGAATATGCATTGGACAAAACTTCTCCTTATTGGAAGCAAAGATGGCTCTGTCAATGATTTTACAGCATTTCTCATTTGAACTTTCTCCAGCATATGCTCATGCTCCAGCTATGTTAATCACTCTTCATCCACAGTATGGTGCTCATATCATTCTCCATAAagtgaaaatgtga
- the LOC114184605 gene encoding protein FAR1-RELATED SEQUENCE 5-like: MDTGLSLKLGLEFDNLEDAWKFWVNYGGSKGFGVRKHYPSKNKKDGYITSYIYVCCKEGMRKSDKRDFKTNNPQPETKTRCAARMKVKRVGERYRVVDFIDDHNHPLHLPETVHLLPCQRKITDCQAYDLEMVEQAGIQQKASFDLMSKYVGGRENLGYTREDEKNYLNSKRRRDMAYGEAGILLQYFKQQLIDNPSFFHACQMDLEEQITNIFWADARMLFDYHCFGDVISLDTTYCTNGDHRPLAIFSGFNHYRGGVIFGAALLYDETIESFKW; the protein is encoded by the coding sequence ATGGATACAGGTTTGAGTCTTAAACTTGGTCTTGAATTTGATAACTTAGAAGATGCATGGAAGTTTTGGGTTAATTATGGTGGTAGTAAAGGTTTTGGAGTTAGAAAACACTACCCTAGCAAGAATAAAAAAGATGGGTATATTACTTCTTACATCTATGTTTGTTGCAAGGAAGGTATGCGAAAATCAGATAAAAGAGACTTTAAGACCAATAATCCTCAACCCGAGACAAAAACAAGATGTGCTGCAAGAATGAAAGTTAAAAGAGTTGGTGAAAGATATAGAGTAGTTGATTTTATTGATGATCATAACCACCCACTTCATCTACCAGAAACAGTTCATCTGTTACCTTGTCAACGAAAAATAACAGATTGTCAAGCATATGATCTTGAAATGGTAGAACAAGCAGGGATTCAACAAAAGGCATCATTTGATTTGATGAGTAAATATGTAGGAGGTAGAGAGAATTTGGGCTATACAAGAGAAGATGAAAAGAACTATCTGAACTCAAAGAGGCGGAGAGATATGGCATATGGTGAAGCTGGAATTTTGTTACAATATTTCAAACAACAACTAATAGATAATCCTTCATTTTTCCATGCCTGCCAAATGGATTTGGAAgaacaaataacaaacatattTTGGGCTGATGCAAGAATGTTATTTGATTATCATTGTTTTGGAGATGTCATTTCGTTGGATACAACATATTGTACAAATGGAGATCATAGGCCTCTTGCAATTTTCTCGGGATTTAATCATTATAGAGGAGGGGTGATATTTGGGGCAGCCTTATTGTATGATGAGACCATTGAGTCCTTCAAATGGTAA